From the Musa acuminata AAA Group cultivar baxijiao chromosome BXJ3-7, Cavendish_Baxijiao_AAA, whole genome shotgun sequence genome, one window contains:
- the LOC103990329 gene encoding protein LOL2, whose amino-acid sequence MQSQLVCNGCRTILLYPRGATNVRCAICNTMTPTLPAGIDMAQQMEMAQIICYGCRTLLMYTSGATNVRCSCCGTINMARPANQNAYLNCGQCHTTLIYPCGAPSVKCAICHFVTNAGTMRVPIPEAQRPNETIPMRPSTSAPPSEAQNMTVVVENPMSVNQSGKLVSNVVVGVTTGKK is encoded by the exons ATGCAGAGCCAGCTAGTGTGCAATGGATGCCGGACCATTCTTCTTTACCCCCGAGGAGCCACTAATGTACGTTGTGCAATATGCAACACTATGACGCCAACTCTCCCTGCAG GGATTGACATGGCTCAGCAAATGGAAATGGCACAGATAATTTGTTATGGTTGCCGAACATTGTTGATGTATACTAGTGGTGCAACTAATGTAAGATGCTCTTGCTGTGGCACAATCAATATGGCAAGACCAG CAAATCAGAATGCTTACCTAAACTGTGGCCAGTGCCATACAACTTTGATCTATCCTTGTGGGGCACCATCAGTCAAATGCGCAATATGCCATTTTGTGACAAATGCTGGG ACTATGAGAGTACCGATTCCAGAGGCACAGAGGCCTAATGAGACTATACCCATGAGACCATCAACATCTGCT CCTCCCTCTGAAGCCCAAAACATGACAGTAGTTGTCGAGAATCCTATGTCAGTAAATCAAAGTGGTAAACTG GTGAGTAATGTTGTGGTTGGAGTCACTACTGGGAAGAAGTGA